One Actinomycetota bacterium DNA window includes the following coding sequences:
- a CDS encoding transposase: MEWERDGLAAYGYSRDGKRGKKQIAVGLLCDRKGFPLSVEVFPGSTQDLAALYPQVEKIASRFGAERVVFVGDKGMIESARIKEIEGGGLFYITSVSKPEIEALASSGAIRPSLFDREICEIEDGPVRYILRRSPERAEEASADRGQRLKKRSPPSPPRPPPLPPPRGRIPARPTTAWR, encoded by the coding sequence CTGGAGTGGGAGCGCGACGGGCTCGCCGCCTACGGCTACAGCCGGGACGGCAAGCGGGGGAAGAAGCAGATCGCGGTGGGCTTGCTCTGCGACCGGAAGGGCTTTCCCCTCTCGGTGGAGGTCTTTCCCGGCTCCACCCAGGACCTTGCCGCCCTCTACCCCCAGGTGGAGAAGATCGCCTCCCGCTTCGGCGCGGAGCGGGTGGTGTTCGTGGGGGACAAGGGGATGATCGAGAGCGCCCGGATAAAGGAGATAGAGGGCGGGGGGCTCTTCTACATCACCTCCGTCTCCAAGCCGGAGATCGAGGCCCTGGCCTCCTCTGGGGCGATCCGGCCCTCCCTCTTCGACAGGGAGATCTGCGAGATAGAGGATGGGCCGGTGCGCTACATCCTGAGAAGAAGCCCCGAGCGGGCGGAGGAAGCCTCCGCAGATCGCGGGCAGCGCCTAAAAAAGCGCTCTCCGCCCTCGCCTCCGAGGCCTCCTCCCTTGCCTCCTCCAAGGGGAAGGATCCCCGCAAGGCCTACGACCGCATGGCGGTGA
- a CDS encoding transposase: protein MAVMLARLRVSGYVRLALAGRELSFSVDEEALARAEASDGCCCIKTNVPSEDMDAVQVHDRYRDLALVERAFRDLRTGLLEIRPLDHRKAARTRAHAFICMLALLVTQEMRRRLEDADASLEHVVRCLDRIQMVTLRMGDISQRRIVSPDPEQKAILNKLGIRLPKIPRKAMERDAVPVGTKSSKKSA from the coding sequence ATGGCGGTGATGCTCGCAAGGCTCAGGGTTTCCGGCTATGTGCGGCTCGCCCTCGCGGGAAGGGAGCTCTCCTTCTCGGTGGACGAGGAAGCCCTCGCAAGGGCCGAGGCCTCAGACGGCTGCTGCTGCATAAAGACAAACGTCCCCTCGGAGGACATGGATGCCGTGCAGGTGCATGATCGCTACCGGGACCTGGCCCTGGTGGAACGGGCCTTCCGGGACCTAAGGACTGGGCTCTTGGAGATTCGGCCGCTCGACCACAGAAAGGCCGCGCGCACCCGCGCCCACGCCTTCATCTGCATGCTCGCCCTCCTCGTCACCCAGGAGATGCGGAGGAGGCTCGAGGACGCGGACGCCTCTTTGGAGCATGTCGTCCGCTGCCTGGACCGCATCCAGATGGTCACGCTGCGCATGGGGGACATCTCCCAGAGGCGCATTGTCAGCCCCGACCCGGAACAGAAGGCCATACTGAACAAGCTGGGGATAAGGCTCCCTAAAATCCCCAGGAAGGCGATGGAACGAGACGCAGTCCCTGTAGGCACGAAGTCCTCCAAGAAATCAGCTTAA
- a CDS encoding class I SAM-dependent methyltransferase, whose protein sequence is MNWLVHRIASRALERVVADYARGVILDIGCGDKPYEKMLEPYESEHIGMDHEGTLHDLSKADIKGEAYAIPLDDESVDTVFCTAVLEHLEDPARALSEAYRVLKRGGHAIYTAPLFWHHHEEPRDFFRYTPYGLGYLFSNAGFEVIEILPLSGFWVTFGQELVYYIWRFRRGAWQIPCGGRSPYWVD, encoded by the coding sequence ATGAACTGGCTGGTGCACAGGATCGCCAGCCGGGCGCTTGAGAGGGTAGTCGCCGATTATGCACGGGGTGTAATCCTGGATATCGGCTGCGGGGACAAGCCCTACGAGAAGATGCTGGAGCCCTACGAGAGCGAGCATATTGGCATGGATCACGAGGGGACGCTGCACGATCTCTCGAAGGCGGATATCAAGGGCGAGGCCTACGCCATCCCCCTTGATGACGAGTCGGTGGACACCGTGTTCTGTACCGCCGTCCTGGAACACCTTGAGGACCCGGCAAGGGCGTTGAGCGAGGCATACAGAGTGCTTAAGAGGGGAGGTCATGCTATCTATACGGCGCCCCTTTTCTGGCACCACCACGAGGAACCGAGGGATTTTTTCAGGTATACCCCGTATGGGCTTGGTTATCTGTTCAGCAACGCCGGCTTCGAGGTGATCGAGATCTTGCCCTTGTCCGGTTTTTGGGTGACTTTCGGACAGGAACTGGTCTACTATATATGGCGTTTTCGCAGGGGGGCATGGCAAATCCCCTGTGGTGGGCGGTCCCCGTACTGGGTGGACTGA
- a CDS encoding ATP-grasp domain-containing protein: MHTRVREYPPTGGASSCAESCFDERLLLYGKKMLDALNWHGLAMVEFNRTPDGDYVIMEVNPRFRGSLGLAVASGVDFPYNLVRLARGEDIGEQVEYTIGKRYQWVITKDLRHVAERRSSLKGFLADLIDPRVKSDIWLSDIMPNLM; encoded by the coding sequence ATGCATACCAGGGTCAGGGAGTATCCGCCAACCGGTGGAGCGAGCTCTTGCGCGGAATCATGTTTCGATGAGCGGCTGCTGCTTTACGGAAAGAAGATGCTTGATGCCCTGAACTGGCATGGTCTGGCTATGGTCGAGTTCAACAGGACCCCGGATGGTGATTACGTGATCATGGAGGTCAACCCGAGGTTCCGGGGAAGCCTTGGCCTGGCCGTGGCGTCGGGCGTCGATTTTCCATATAACCTGGTCCGCCTGGCAAGGGGAGAGGACATAGGAGAGCAGGTGGAATATACGATCGGAAAAAGATACCAGTGGGTGATCACCAAGGACCTGAGACACGTGGCGGAAAGACGTTCATCGCTCAAGGGGTTCCTGGCGGACCTGATAGATCCCCGTGTGAAGAGCGATATATGGCTGAGCGACATCATGCCTAACCTCATGTAG
- a CDS encoding glycosyltransferase family 4 protein, producing MSKWVECLHREMAGLAPDIHVSIDEIAGLAIPFPKGIINRYLMYSIHAAGLSGSLFHIHDHANAHLVPLLRRKAPVLLTLHDLHPLEAGRTDLKSYPFRAFNVPGILRADHVITVSRHMLNEIASKLGYPEDRMSVVYCGVDHALYRPGYRDRTFLESYGLRGDSRYALFVGSEIPRKNFPSVLEAFKRISRNHDIFLLKVGVAGSRSDRARSLRAIERLHLRDRVVFCGHVPESELPRLYANAELLFAPSLYEGGSGIHVIEAMACGCPVVASDIPQSLELTGGSVLHCDPRDVDDIYHKAIALLEDHELREKVRRDGLGRAREFGWEKAAAAHVEIYRQFLA from the coding sequence ATGAGCAAATGGGTGGAGTGCCTGCACCGCGAGATGGCGGGCCTGGCTCCAGACATACATGTCTCGATAGACGAGATAGCGGGGCTCGCCATACCTTTCCCGAAGGGGATCATCAACCGCTATCTCATGTACAGCATACACGCAGCGGGACTGAGCGGTAGTCTGTTCCACATCCACGACCATGCGAACGCGCACCTCGTACCCCTGCTGCGAAGAAAAGCGCCCGTTCTGCTCACCCTCCACGATCTGCACCCGCTGGAAGCGGGCCGCACCGATCTCAAGAGCTATCCGTTCCGGGCCTTCAACGTCCCCGGTATCCTGCGCGCCGACCACGTGATAACTGTCTCGAGGCATATGCTGAACGAGATAGCATCAAAGCTCGGTTATCCCGAGGACAGGATGAGCGTCGTATATTGCGGCGTGGATCACGCGCTGTACAGGCCTGGATATCGGGACCGGACCTTCCTGGAGAGCTACGGGCTGAGGGGAGACAGCCGTTACGCGCTCTTCGTGGGCTCGGAGATCCCGAGGAAGAACTTCCCTTCCGTCCTGGAGGCGTTCAAGCGCATCTCCCGTAACCACGACATCTTCCTGCTCAAGGTGGGAGTTGCCGGATCACGGTCCGACCGCGCGCGCTCCTTGCGCGCCATAGAGAGGCTGCATCTTCGTGACCGCGTGGTTTTTTGCGGCCACGTCCCGGAAAGCGAGCTGCCGCGACTCTACGCCAATGCGGAGCTGCTCTTCGCGCCCAGTCTTTACGAGGGCGGGAGCGGCATCCACGTTATCGAGGCCATGGCCTGCGGCTGTCCTGTGGTCGCCTCCGACATACCACAGTCCCTGGAGTTGACGGGCGGCTCGGTGTTGCATTGCGACCCCCGCGACGTGGATGATATTTACCATAAGGCGATCGCCTTGCTCGAGGACCACGAGTTGCGGGAAAAGGTCCGCCGCGACGGCCTCGGGAGAGCGAGGGAATTCGGTTGGGAGAAGGCGGCGGCCGCGCATGTCGAGATATACCGCCAGTTCCTGGCATAG
- a CDS encoding acyltransferase, which yields MRVEIKRLIPAPIKQQARRWHSLFMSRLGQPRMIWGYQDASGQFRPRTRISNTAYFYHPERISIADNVFIWHYTILDGTGGLTIGEGTQIGAWVGIFTHSSHIAIRLYGDHYQEVPEAQKKGYLIAPIRIGRYVFIGAGSKILPGVDIGDGVLISADSVVKNNIDDFAIVAGNPAKVIGDTRNLDTKHLDDPQIRQWYDEWQM from the coding sequence ATGAGAGTAGAAATTAAAAGACTTATTCCCGCTCCCATAAAACAGCAAGCAAGGAGATGGCACAGCCTGTTCATGAGTCGCCTAGGGCAACCACGCATGATATGGGGCTATCAGGATGCTTCGGGCCAATTCAGACCTAGGACGAGAATCAGCAACACCGCGTATTTTTATCACCCGGAAAGGATAAGCATCGCCGATAACGTATTTATCTGGCATTACACGATACTAGATGGAACAGGTGGTTTGACCATTGGAGAGGGTACACAGATAGGTGCGTGGGTTGGGATATTCACGCACAGTTCTCACATCGCGATCAGATTATATGGTGATCACTATCAGGAAGTACCCGAAGCGCAAAAGAAAGGATATCTTATCGCTCCAATAAGAATCGGCAGATATGTGTTTATAGGCGCGGGCTCAAAGATCCTTCCTGGCGTCGATATTGGTGATGGAGTGCTCATCTCTGCGGATAGCGTGGTAAAAAACAACATTGATGATTTTGCAATAGTGGCCGGAAATCCAGCCAAGGTGATTGGGGATACGCGGAATCTCGATACCAAACACCTTGACGATCCCCAGATAAGACAATGGTACGATGAATGGCAAATGTAA
- a CDS encoding glycosyltransferase yields MGIMASAGRSSIPLVSVILPTYNRAPSLARAIESVLNQSYGEIEVLVVDDGSVDGTMGLIRGFDDPRLRYFRLERNAGAAHARNVGLRSARGEYIAFQDSDDEWMPDKLHRQLRALEDHPEAAVAYTDMIWVSDDGRREYMSAPEVDMGRLVGRDGREYQVFRLGIQTVLARAYCIHEIGFFDETLPRFIDLDFMIRLSIKYPFVYLREPLVVYHSSQGISANVYNEYLARRMLLAKYEERMRGEKSFLGHQYFCMGRALMRSGRFAEGRRWLLRSAAAQPLSPAYLCHASASLLGEKIYAALIARWGEKSRAGERIP; encoded by the coding sequence ATGGGAATCATGGCGAGTGCGGGTAGATCGAGCATTCCACTGGTAAGCGTTATACTGCCGACGTACAATCGCGCTCCCAGCCTGGCCAGGGCGATAGAGAGCGTGTTGAACCAGAGTTACGGAGAGATCGAGGTTTTGGTGGTGGACGACGGGTCGGTTGATGGGACGATGGGATTGATACGGGGGTTCGACGACCCGAGGTTGAGATATTTCCGACTTGAAAGGAATGCCGGTGCCGCACATGCCAGGAACGTGGGGCTGCGATCCGCACGCGGTGAGTACATCGCCTTCCAGGATTCCGACGACGAGTGGATGCCGGATAAGTTGCACAGACAGCTCCGAGCGCTGGAGGATCATCCGGAGGCGGCGGTGGCCTATACCGACATGATCTGGGTAAGCGACGACGGTCGTCGGGAATACATGAGCGCGCCGGAAGTGGATATGGGGCGCCTGGTCGGTAGGGACGGCAGGGAATACCAGGTTTTCAGGCTGGGCATCCAGACGGTGCTGGCGAGAGCGTATTGCATCCATGAGATAGGGTTCTTCGACGAGACCCTCCCCAGGTTCATCGACCTTGATTTTATGATCCGCCTCTCCATCAAATACCCATTTGTTTACCTGCGCGAGCCGCTGGTCGTATATCACAGTTCGCAGGGCATCAGCGCCAACGTTTATAACGAATACCTCGCGCGTCGCATGCTCCTGGCGAAGTATGAAGAGCGCATGAGGGGCGAAAAGTCGTTTCTTGGTCACCAGTATTTTTGCATGGGCCGCGCCTTGATGCGCAGCGGAAGGTTCGCGGAGGGCAGGAGATGGCTCCTCAGATCGGCAGCGGCTCAGCCTTTATCTCCGGCCTATCTCTGCCACGCCAGTGCTTCCCTCCTGGGCGAAAAGATATACGCCGCCCTCATCGCCCGATGGGGAGAAAAAAGTCGGGCCGGCGAACGTATCCCGTGA
- a CDS encoding glycosyltransferase, with translation MTENWLHAQLKNLRRYRPVVYCHDTENLPVFPLDKVRSLDLKRGSRNPEVFLNRAGRKVLGCYPAFALAARIDRACIIHAHFGPSGFEAIGLKRLLGIPVLTSFYGYDLGALFDWAPEWKKRYEVLFERGDMFVVEGAHMKSVLAGLGCERGKIVVNHLGVDLDSLPCQLRKPPPDGTVRVLAAASFREKKGLPYAVEAFGMARAASSSLDMSMTIIGGSRGVDADEKEREKVLEAIRHYGLEDCVRLLGYQPYEIFRKALYDHHIFIAPSVAASDGDIEGGAPVAIIEASASGMPVISTWHCDIPEVVIDGESGYLVPERDAEALAACLADLASDPSRWVVMGRHGREHIEKHYDARHQAEKLEGIYDSVLYGGA, from the coding sequence ATGACGGAGAACTGGTTGCATGCCCAGCTCAAGAACCTCAGGCGCTACCGGCCCGTCGTATACTGCCATGACACCGAGAATCTCCCGGTATTCCCCCTCGACAAGGTGCGCAGCCTGGACTTGAAGCGCGGCAGCCGTAACCCGGAGGTCTTTCTGAACCGCGCTGGCAGGAAAGTGCTCGGTTGCTATCCCGCCTTCGCCCTTGCCGCCCGTATCGATCGGGCATGCATCATCCACGCCCATTTCGGCCCCTCTGGTTTCGAGGCTATTGGGCTCAAGAGGTTGCTGGGGATACCCGTCCTGACCTCATTTTATGGTTACGACCTTGGAGCGCTTTTCGACTGGGCCCCGGAATGGAAGAAGAGATACGAGGTGCTCTTTGAACGTGGGGATATGTTCGTGGTCGAGGGTGCACACATGAAAAGCGTTCTCGCCGGCCTGGGTTGCGAAAGAGGAAAGATCGTCGTCAACCATCTCGGTGTGGACTTGGACTCCCTGCCGTGCCAACTGAGGAAACCACCCCCGGACGGGACTGTCAGAGTCCTGGCCGCCGCAAGTTTCCGTGAGAAGAAGGGCCTGCCCTACGCGGTGGAGGCGTTCGGGATGGCCAGGGCGGCCTCGAGCAGCCTTGATATGAGCATGACCATCATAGGGGGATCGAGAGGCGTCGATGCTGATGAGAAGGAACGTGAGAAGGTGTTGGAGGCCATCCGGCATTACGGCCTCGAGGATTGCGTCCGCCTTTTAGGATATCAGCCCTACGAGATTTTCAGGAAAGCTCTGTACGATCACCATATTTTCATCGCCCCCAGTGTGGCCGCTTCAGACGGCGATATCGAGGGCGGAGCGCCGGTGGCGATTATAGAGGCGTCGGCATCGGGAATGCCGGTGATCTCGACCTGGCATTGCGATATCCCGGAAGTAGTGATCGATGGCGAGAGCGGTTATCTCGTGCCGGAAAGGGACGCGGAGGCGCTGGCCGCCTGCTTGGCTGACCTAGCGAGCGATCCGTCGAGGTGGGTTGTTATGGGACGACATGGCAGAGAGCATATCGAAAAGCATTATGATGCCCGGCACCAGGCTGAGAAACTGGAGGGCATATATGACAGCGTGCTTTACGGCGGTGCGTGA
- a CDS encoding MOP flippase family protein has protein sequence MDLKTRAVKGVMWAGISQIVTQVLQLTIKVILARLLAPQVFGILGMAMIFIGFVETVNEMGLSAALVQRKEVTEKHCSTIFWVSLISGAALTGLGLAAAPAIASFFRTELLTGVIRALSAGFFIGSFAIIHISMLTRKTRFDRIAAVEISAAFAYGLISISLAVAGMGIWSLVLGSLGSTTMKAVLYWLSYPWRPAFLFDLRSFRELFSFGKNVMGSRMLNFVDSNTDYLVVGRLLRAEALGLYTMAYQVAIFPMAQISKVISRVTFPVFSILQDDNAKLRLGYSRVIRYSSLLTFPVLAGMILVSPELLPHLLGRRWVGAVLPLQILCIYGMLVSVGTHVGTILLGKGRSDIQFRWNVLTVIAYPLAVIMGVRFGVNGVAVATTIVGLLLFFIIQTITNRQIEMSYREFFAALAPAMVCCLCMSACVLVFKAIATSMIIKQAYLLAGSMAVGVITYLASIRIGFPGLLSEIFSMAMIMIQRKKRGSHDA, from the coding sequence ATGGACTTAAAGACCAGAGCCGTAAAAGGCGTCATGTGGGCGGGGATCTCCCAGATCGTTACCCAGGTCCTTCAGCTCACGATCAAGGTCATCCTGGCCAGGCTGCTGGCCCCTCAGGTCTTCGGGATCCTGGGTATGGCCATGATCTTCATCGGCTTCGTGGAGACCGTGAACGAGATGGGCTTGAGCGCGGCCCTAGTGCAGAGGAAAGAGGTGACGGAAAAGCACTGTTCCACCATCTTCTGGGTGAGCCTTATCTCCGGCGCCGCGCTTACAGGACTCGGTCTCGCCGCCGCCCCGGCCATAGCGTCTTTTTTCAGGACCGAATTGCTGACCGGAGTGATCCGGGCGCTCTCGGCTGGATTCTTCATAGGTTCCTTCGCCATCATCCACATCTCCATGCTGACCAGGAAGACCAGGTTCGACAGGATCGCGGCGGTGGAGATCTCCGCTGCGTTCGCGTATGGATTGATATCCATAAGCCTGGCTGTCGCCGGCATGGGGATCTGGAGCCTGGTGCTGGGCTCCCTTGGATCCACAACCATGAAGGCCGTTCTCTACTGGCTGTCCTATCCCTGGAGGCCGGCATTCCTCTTTGACCTGCGGAGCTTTCGGGAGCTCTTCTCTTTTGGCAAGAACGTGATGGGATCCCGCATGCTGAATTTCGTGGACTCTAACACCGACTACCTGGTGGTGGGACGGTTGTTGCGGGCGGAAGCACTAGGCCTTTACACCATGGCTTACCAGGTGGCGATATTCCCAATGGCCCAGATCTCCAAGGTCATCAGCAGGGTCACCTTCCCGGTTTTCTCTATCCTCCAGGATGATAACGCAAAACTCAGGCTGGGGTATTCGCGGGTGATCAGGTATTCGAGCCTGCTCACTTTCCCCGTGCTGGCGGGTATGATCCTGGTATCTCCAGAGCTCCTGCCGCATTTGCTCGGTCGGCGTTGGGTGGGAGCCGTATTGCCGCTCCAAATATTATGCATATACGGTATGCTGGTGAGCGTGGGGACGCATGTTGGGACTATACTGCTCGGAAAGGGACGCTCGGACATACAGTTTAGATGGAATGTCCTTACGGTGATCGCCTATCCTCTCGCGGTGATAATGGGCGTGAGGTTCGGCGTCAACGGGGTGGCCGTTGCTACGACCATAGTGGGTTTGCTCTTGTTCTTCATCATCCAGACCATAACCAACCGACAGATAGAGATGAGTTACCGCGAGTTTTTCGCGGCGCTGGCGCCGGCTATGGTGTGTTGCCTGTGCATGTCGGCATGCGTGCTCGTGTTCAAGGCGATCGCGACCTCCATGATCATAAAACAGGCCTACTTGCTGGCGGGGTCTATGGCGGTCGGCGTAATCACCTATCTGGCCTCTATCCGGATCGGGTTTCCGGGACTGCTGTCCGAGATTTTTTCGATGGCGATGATCATGATACAGAGAAAGAAGCGTGGAAGTCATGATGCCTGA
- a CDS encoding glycosyltransferase family 4 protein encodes MEKRIRIAFISAGDPGDKTYSSGVYHYMGKALENNVGEVDYLGPVSAPIVHAGKAIRAFTRRLLHRNYDYLHTLCLARSYAQAFNKKLAAGEYDIIFAPEASTEIALLETDIPVVYESDATFALMVEYYDFYRDLMRTSLRQGHWIERAAISRAAACIFPAHWTAASAIEDYGADPLRVFVVPFGANIDEDPPYADAVRALRPGPIRLLLVGVDWERKGGPIAFETLLELERMGVAASLTVCGCRPPENLRHPRLRVIPYLDKNVKEHARELARLYMDADFLLLPSRAEAFAFVIPEASAFGLPVLARATGGLPEAVQDGVNGYVLAPEARGREYASLIRAVITDEDEYLRLRASSRRHYEERLNWNAWAKDVGSILHSCISRRA; translated from the coding sequence ATGGAGAAGAGAATACGCATAGCGTTCATCTCGGCGGGTGACCCAGGGGACAAGACCTACTCCTCTGGTGTTTACCACTATATGGGTAAGGCGCTGGAGAACAACGTGGGAGAGGTGGATTATCTAGGGCCGGTCTCCGCCCCTATCGTGCATGCCGGCAAGGCAATCCGAGCCTTTACGAGGAGGTTGTTGCACAGGAACTACGACTACCTTCATACGCTCTGCCTCGCCAGGTCATACGCGCAGGCCTTCAACAAGAAACTGGCCGCTGGAGAGTATGATATAATCTTCGCGCCCGAGGCCTCAACCGAGATAGCCCTTTTGGAGACAGATATACCCGTGGTTTATGAGAGCGACGCCACCTTCGCCCTCATGGTCGAATATTACGATTTCTACCGTGACCTCATGCGGACATCCCTGCGGCAGGGCCACTGGATCGAGAGGGCGGCTATCTCCAGGGCCGCGGCCTGCATATTCCCAGCCCATTGGACGGCTGCTTCTGCCATCGAGGACTATGGGGCCGACCCCTTGCGGGTCTTCGTGGTCCCCTTCGGGGCGAACATAGATGAAGACCCACCCTACGCCGATGCCGTACGGGCACTCAGGCCCGGTCCCATAAGGTTGCTGCTGGTGGGGGTGGATTGGGAACGAAAAGGTGGCCCCATCGCCTTCGAGACGCTGCTCGAGCTGGAGAGGATGGGTGTCGCGGCTTCCCTGACCGTGTGCGGCTGCCGGCCGCCTGAAAACCTGCGCCATCCCCGCTTGAGGGTCATACCTTACCTGGACAAGAACGTCAAGGAACACGCCCGGGAGCTGGCGCGCCTGTATATGGATGCGGATTTCCTGCTCCTTCCGAGCAGGGCGGAGGCCTTTGCCTTCGTTATACCCGAAGCGAGCGCATTCGGACTACCGGTGCTGGCAAGGGCCACAGGAGGCCTGCCGGAAGCGGTGCAAGACGGCGTAAACGGATACGTTCTGGCGCCTGAGGCTAGGGGCCGCGAGTACGCGTCATTGATCCGCGCCGTGATAACCGACGAGGACGAATATCTTCGGCTCAGAGCCTCGTCGCGTCGTCACTACGAAGAAAGGCTAAACTGGAATGCATGGGCGAAGGACGTGGGGTCTATCCTTCATTCATGCATATCCCGCCGGGCATGA